The DNA window GCTCGATAACCAGGCCGTAAAACCGGCGGCGGCCCTTTACAGCCCCGCGGGGAAGAGGGATCCGTTCGTGCCGTTCGTGAAGGTGGAGCCGAAAGATGTGCGGGCGAGGATGGAGGGCGTTCCCCCGCTGCAGCGGTACGACCTTGGCGAACTCAAGTTCGTCGGGGTCATATGGGGTCCCAAGGCGGCATACGCGCTCGTGGAGGACGCCGAAGGGAAAGGATACACGGTTACCGTGGGGACGAAGATCGGGCGGGGAGGCGGCACCGTTCAGAAGATTTCCGACGGTGAGATGGTGGTGAAGGAAGAACACCGGGACAATACGGGTGCGGTGGTCGTTCGGCGTATTTCACTGAAGTTACAGAGCGCAGGAGGAAATTGAAAATGGACGTTATCCCGGGCACGCGGGCAAGGAAACGCA is part of the Deltaproteobacteria bacterium genome and encodes:
- a CDS encoding pilus assembly protein PilP — protein: MTWMTARSILAIAAVFGLCAVGTAGCAKEEQAPQQVVKKMVPKEQPKPAEGAKPLDNQAVKPAAALYSPAGKRDPFVPFVKVEPKDVRARMEGVPPLQRYDLGELKFVGVIWGPKAAYALVEDAEGKGYTVTVGTKIGRGGGTVQKISDGEMVVKEEHRDNTGAVVVRRISLKLQSAGGN